The Chryseobacterium sp. G0186 genome includes the window TGATGATCATGAATTCTATTGGAGACATGATTGAAAACGAAAGTTTCAGCAGATTGACGGAGGAAGAAAAAAAACAGTATCTGGCAGAAAAAAGTGTTCCTTATTATCAGAAACTTTGGAACTCTGCATTCAAGAAACAATCGGTAACTGAGGAAAAAGATATTCTCATCGACCACGGTTTTGATGGAATTACAGAGCTTGACAACTCTCTTCCAAAATGGTGGATAGGTTTGTTCTGGTTCGGATGTATCTTCTGCGTAGTCTACCTGTTAGCCTTTTCTTTCACAGATTATGCCCATCCGGATGCCGAATACACCAAAGAGGCCAAAACCATGTTGGCATCCATTGAAGAATATGAAAAAAGTGCTCCGCAGATCAATCTGGAAACTGCAAAATACAGTGCAGATAATATAGCAGAGGGTCAGGAACTTTTCAAAACCAACTGTGTCACCTGCCACGGAGATGCCGGAAAAGGAGGTATTGGTCCTAACCTTACCGACACTCACTGGATCAACATCAAGGAAAAAAGCTTATTTAAAAATGTTTTCTGGATGCTTGAAAACGGTTCTCCAAATAATCCTACTATGAGACCTTTCATCAAGGATGGAACCATTACAGGGAGAGATGCTGAAAAAATTGCAGCTTATATTTATCACATTAATCAGGAAACAGCCCCTATTACTCCGGCACAAGGTGGTGCCACTCCACAGGGAGAGGAAGTAAAATGGGAAAACGGAAACAACTAAAATTTATTATCTTCTCATATAAACCATGCCAAGCCCCCTTTAGAACTACACTAACATTTGAATTTTCATTTTTGCTAACTACCTTTTCAACATTAAAAAATGATATAAAGGGGGCTTTTTAAAAAACAAAATCCGCACCTTGGCTCGTCTTACTCAACTATTCACTTGACAACTACAAACTAAAAATTCCATAATAAGGCAGCCAAGGCAGGATTTTTGCATTTGCAAAGGATACCACAACAAAGACCGTATCAAATAGTATTACTATCTTTGTTAGAAATCACAAAGCATTTGAAACTCAAAATCAACACTACAAAACTTTTAAGGCGTATTGTAATAACCTTTATTTCGATATTGGTTCTTCTTACCCTGTTGATATTAAGCCTAAGACTTCCTGTTGTTCAAAATTTCATCAAAGACAAGCTTATTGTTTACCTTGAGAAAAAAATCAAGACCAAGGTAAGCCTGGAAAGAGTCTACATAGGATTCCCCAACAGCCTTGTGATGGAAAACCTCTATCTTAAAGGACAGGATGTTGATACTCTTTTAGCCGTCAAAAAACTGGATGTAGGTTTACATATGCTAAAGCTCATCAACTCTACGGCAGACATCACTTCTATAGAAATGGAGGGAACCCGCGCTAATGTCGTAAGAAAACCGGATGGCAAATTCAACTTCGATTATATCATGGATGCCTTTGCAACCAGTGATAAGGAAGAAAGTTCATCCAAACCATTTATTATTTCTCTTGATAAAATTACATTAAAGGATATTGGTGTTACATTCAACGACCAGCAGTCAAAGAATGACATTAAACTCTACTTCAAATCATTTGACACAAGGGTAAAAACCTTTGATCTGAGTAAAAATAATTATGCGGTCAATGATATTAACCTTGACGGATTAAAATTAAAACTGAAACAGGGAATTGTAGAGGAAGTTTCTAAAAAGGTAGAGAAAAAAGTAGATTCTCTCAATGAAAAGAAACCCATGAATATTGGATTGAGGGGAATTAAACTTACCCATTTCGATATTGATTATGGGGATGAAAATACCAAGACATTTGCCAAGGTTTTATTTAAGGAATTAAGCACAAAGGTCAACAAACTTGATCTTGAAAAGAATTCCTACAATATTTCCAATGTATTCCTTTCAGGAGCTGATATTAATGCCAATCTTTATCTTCCAGCACAAAACGCCAATCCGAAGAATACAAAAGAACCGGAAACTTCAAAAAACTCCGATCAGGACAAACCTATGCATCTTCTGCTGGGAAAACTGATCTTGAATGATGTAAAAGCAACCTATAACAATACTGCTATTGCTCCTACCAAACAGGGTATGGACTTCAACCACATGAATTTTTCGAAAATGAATGTGGAAGTGAGAAGCTTCAAAATGGAGAACAATACTTTTGCAGGAACGGTAAATTCTGCTGAAGTTCAGGAAGCAAGAGGGCTGGATATTCAAAAGTTCAATACAGATTTTGTATATGCAGAAAAGGAAGCTTACCTCAAGGATCTTTATCTGCAAACTCCAAAAACAGTACTCCGCGACGAGGTTATTTTAAACTATACCTCTATTGATCAGTTGACTTCCAACCTTGGTGCTGTAAAAATTTCAGCCAATATCAAGGATTCTAAAATTGGTTTTTCTGATATTTTAAATCTGGCTCCTACACTACGAAACACTGTTCCGTTCAATACATATCCCAATGCGATATTAAATGTCAATGCCAACGTAAAAGGAAGTGTAAATGATCTTTTAATTCAGGATCTTAAAGTTTCAGGATTGGATCAGTTGAGAGTGGCTGCATCGGGAAGAATTAAAAACGCCATGAATCCTGATCAGTTGTATTATGATGTAAGAATTGGAGAGTTTTCGTCCAATGCTAAAACGATTTTCAATCTGGTTCCCAAAAATACAATTCCATCCAATATAGCACTTCCCTCCAACTTCAGTATAAAAGGGAATGCAAAGGGAACAACTAAAGTGGTGAACGCCGACCTTAACCTCTACTCCACTCTCGGAAATGCCGCTGTGATAGCCAATGTAGATATGCGTAGAAAAAACCATGAACTCTACGATATAAAAGCTAATCTTCAGGGAGTTCAGGTAGGAAAAATCATCAAAAATAAAGATATAGGACCCATTACAGCCCAAATTGCCGCAAAAGGAGAAAGCTTTGATTTTAAAAATGCTAATGCAGATGTAAAGGGACACGTTGCTTCTGCTGTTTATAAAGGCTACCGTTACCAAAATATGAATTTAACAGGTAAGATCAACAAAGGAGCTTATCATGTTATCTTAAATTCAAAAGATCCGAATGCGGATTTACAGTTAACAGCTTCAGGTATTTATGATGAAAAAAATCCTACAATAAAAGTAAATGGTGAAGTCATCAAGCTTGATGTGAATAAGCTTGGATTCTATGAAAAACCAATGATTATTGCCGGAAAAATTGATGGTGATTTTACAAGCCTTGATCCCAATAATCTGAATGGGTATGTAAACCTTAAAGACTTTGCGTTTTCCGATACCAAGGAGGTTTACCCCGTACAGGAAGTTAACCTGAAAGCTTCTTCTACCACAGATTCCACCAAGATTCTTTTCAATTCCCAGATTGCAGATGTAGAGCTGAAAGGGAAATATAAACTTACTCAGATTTTTGGAGCCTTAACGCAAACCATTAATCAATATTATCAGTTTCAGAAGCCGGATAAAACTCAGAAAATCGATCCGGGACAGCATTTTACGTTTACGGCAAAAGTGAAAAACGATGATCTGATCAGAAAATTTGTACCGGATCTGAAAAGTTTTGAAACGATTAATTTAACCGGAAATTATGATGCTGACTCTCAAAAAATTGAGCTTAACGGACAGATTCCGCAATTGCTATATGGCGAAAATACCATTGAAAAAGGAACTTTAAAAGTAACCAATGAAAATCAGGCACTGCAATACAGTCTTAATGTAGCGGCCTTAAAAAGTTCAAGCTTTTCAATCAACAAGATTGATATCAACGGAAATGTTGTTGATAATACCATCAGTTACAATGCTACCACAAAGGATGATAAAGATGTTACCCGATTTCTTCTTGCAGGAAGTGCCAAATCCCTGAATGATATTACTGAAGTTTCACTGAATCCGAATGGTTTAAAACTAAACTATACCGATTGGAATGTGGCTGAAAACAATAAAATTCAGATCAGCAGCAAAGGAATACTGGCTGATAATTTTACATTAACAAACGGAGCCAGCCAAATATCCGTTCAGTCGGAAAGCAGCAGCCCAACCAGCCCTTTGAACATTGCACTCAAGGATTTTAAGATTGAAACGATTACAGAACTCATTAAAAAAGATACGGTTCTGGCAAGAGGAACAATCAACGGAACGGCTCAGCTGAGGGATGTGACGAAAGATATGACATTCACTTCTGATTTAAATATTTCTGATCTGATTGTCTATGGAAGTCCTATCGGAAATCTTGCTGTGAAAGTAAACAATTCTTCACCGAAACTTTTAAATGCTGACATTGCTCTCTCAGGAAACAATAACGATGTGAAAATTCTTGGGGATTACAATACCTCTTCAAGCACTTTTGATCTGAATATGGCTATCAATAAGCTTCAGATGAAGAGTATTCAAGGTTTTTCAATGAATGCCCTTACCAATACAGAGGGATATCTTTCCGGAAATTTAAAAATTACAGGTACCACTGATAAGCCTAACATTTTAGGAAAGGTAAAGTTCAATGATGCGGGGCTGGAAATTGCCAAAACGGGAAGTGACTTTAGAAAATTGAATGATGAAATAGATTTCACCAGCCGTGGGATTGAATTCGATAAGTTTAAAATTAACGACAAAGACGGAAATGCGCTTGTTGTAGACGGACAGGTTCTTACACAAACCTATAGAGATTTTGCATTTAACCTGAATGTCAACGCCAAGGACTTCAAGGTGGTTAACTCTCAAAAATCAAATGATGCCATGATGTATGGGGTACTTGCCATTAATGCAGGACTTCGTATCCGTGGAGATCTGGATCTGCCAAAAGTAGACGGAAAGTTGAGTGTTGCCGACAATACAGATTTCACCTTTGTTCTACCTCAATCCAGTCCTACTTTACAGGAAAGAGAGGGCATTGTAGAGTTTGTAGATCAGGATCAGGTTGTTTTAAATAAAACCATTAAAGCAGATTCTCTTAATGCCCAAAGCCGTATCAAGGGAATGGATGTAAGCGTTAATATTGAAGTAAGCAAAGAAGCAAAACTTTCCATTGTAATCGACAAGGCCAATGGTGATTTTGTACAGCTACAGGGTGAAGCTGAGCTTACCGGTGGAATTGATCCGTCGGGAAAAACCACACTGGTAGGTGTCTATGAAGTAAACAAAGGAAGTTATGATCTTTCTGTAAGCTTCCTGAAGCGTAAGTTTGATATTCAGAAAGGAAGCACCATTACCTGGACCGGCGAGCCTACAATGGCTGTCATGGACATTACAGCGGTTTATAAAACGGAAGCCGCTCCTATTGACCTTGTAGAGCAGCAGGTAAGCGGCGATGGCAGCGCATCCCTGATCAATCAGTTTAAGCAGAGAATACCATTCAATGCTCTATTGAAAATGAAAGGAGAACTGTTGAAACCTCAGCTTAGCTTTGATGTTACCACAGACGAGAAAAATAATGCAGTCTCTACTAACGTGAAAGATGTTGTTGATCAAAAACTTGCCCAACTAAGAACTCAGGAATCTGAATTGAATAAACAGGTATTTGCCTTACTTCTTCTGAACCGTTTTATTGGGGAAAATCCATTTGAAAGCGGTGCGGGAATGTCTGCGGAAACCATGGCAAGACAAAGTGTGAGTAAAATTTTATCCCAACAGCTGAATAATTTAGCAGCAGGACTAATTAAGGGCGTAGATCTTAACTTTGGTCTTGATTCTTCTGAGGATTATTCTACCGGACAGAAAAATACCCGAACAGATCTTAATGTAGATATCAGCAAAAAACTTCTGAATGACCGATTGAAAGTAACGGTAGGAAGTAACTTCGGATTGGAAGGCCAAGCTCGTCAGAATGAAAGCATGACCAATATTGCCGGTAACGTTTCTGTAGACTACAGTCTTTCCAAGGACGGAAGATATATGCTGCGTGCTTACCGCAAGGATGAATATCAGGTGGCTCTTCAGGGGCAGATTATAGAAACCGGAGTTGGATTTATCATTACGCTGGACTATGACAAATTCCGGGAAATTTTCCAGAAAACAAAGGAGAAGAAATCCAAAAAGAATAAAAACAATCAAGTGGTAGAATTTAAATAATGAGTAATACATTTCATACATATTGCAAATATCTGTTGGTTTCCGGGTTGGCATCAGCTGTAGTTTCCTGCAGTAATACAAGGTTTTTGAAAGAAAATCAATTGCTCTATACCGGAGCTACCGTAAAGATTGAAAACGATACCATTTCGAAAAAAGAAAAAAAAGAACTTCAGACTGCACTGGAAGGAAAG containing:
- a CDS encoding cytochrome c, producing MKTRTPISIYIATTIGLTIMAFEMFASDSGYFSSPFFWALILIAIILLMIMNSIGDMIENESFSRLTEEEKKQYLAEKSVPYYQKLWNSAFKKQSVTEEKDILIDHGFDGITELDNSLPKWWIGLFWFGCIFCVVYLLAFSFTDYAHPDAEYTKEAKTMLASIEEYEKSAPQINLETAKYSADNIAEGQELFKTNCVTCHGDAGKGGIGPNLTDTHWINIKEKSLFKNVFWMLENGSPNNPTMRPFIKDGTITGRDAEKIAAYIYHINQETAPITPAQGGATPQGEEVKWENGNN
- a CDS encoding translocation/assembly module TamB, with the translated sequence MKLKINTTKLLRRIVITFISILVLLTLLILSLRLPVVQNFIKDKLIVYLEKKIKTKVSLERVYIGFPNSLVMENLYLKGQDVDTLLAVKKLDVGLHMLKLINSTADITSIEMEGTRANVVRKPDGKFNFDYIMDAFATSDKEESSSKPFIISLDKITLKDIGVTFNDQQSKNDIKLYFKSFDTRVKTFDLSKNNYAVNDINLDGLKLKLKQGIVEEVSKKVEKKVDSLNEKKPMNIGLRGIKLTHFDIDYGDENTKTFAKVLFKELSTKVNKLDLEKNSYNISNVFLSGADINANLYLPAQNANPKNTKEPETSKNSDQDKPMHLLLGKLILNDVKATYNNTAIAPTKQGMDFNHMNFSKMNVEVRSFKMENNTFAGTVNSAEVQEARGLDIQKFNTDFVYAEKEAYLKDLYLQTPKTVLRDEVILNYTSIDQLTSNLGAVKISANIKDSKIGFSDILNLAPTLRNTVPFNTYPNAILNVNANVKGSVNDLLIQDLKVSGLDQLRVAASGRIKNAMNPDQLYYDVRIGEFSSNAKTIFNLVPKNTIPSNIALPSNFSIKGNAKGTTKVVNADLNLYSTLGNAAVIANVDMRRKNHELYDIKANLQGVQVGKIIKNKDIGPITAQIAAKGESFDFKNANADVKGHVASAVYKGYRYQNMNLTGKINKGAYHVILNSKDPNADLQLTASGIYDEKNPTIKVNGEVIKLDVNKLGFYEKPMIIAGKIDGDFTSLDPNNLNGYVNLKDFAFSDTKEVYPVQEVNLKASSTTDSTKILFNSQIADVELKGKYKLTQIFGALTQTINQYYQFQKPDKTQKIDPGQHFTFTAKVKNDDLIRKFVPDLKSFETINLTGNYDADSQKIELNGQIPQLLYGENTIEKGTLKVTNENQALQYSLNVAALKSSSFSINKIDINGNVVDNTISYNATTKDDKDVTRFLLAGSAKSLNDITEVSLNPNGLKLNYTDWNVAENNKIQISSKGILADNFTLTNGASQISVQSESSSPTSPLNIALKDFKIETITELIKKDTVLARGTINGTAQLRDVTKDMTFTSDLNISDLIVYGSPIGNLAVKVNNSSPKLLNADIALSGNNNDVKILGDYNTSSSTFDLNMAINKLQMKSIQGFSMNALTNTEGYLSGNLKITGTTDKPNILGKVKFNDAGLEIAKTGSDFRKLNDEIDFTSRGIEFDKFKINDKDGNALVVDGQVLTQTYRDFAFNLNVNAKDFKVVNSQKSNDAMMYGVLAINAGLRIRGDLDLPKVDGKLSVADNTDFTFVLPQSSPTLQEREGIVEFVDQDQVVLNKTIKADSLNAQSRIKGMDVSVNIEVSKEAKLSIVIDKANGDFVQLQGEAELTGGIDPSGKTTLVGVYEVNKGSYDLSVSFLKRKFDIQKGSTITWTGEPTMAVMDITAVYKTEAAPIDLVEQQVSGDGSASLINQFKQRIPFNALLKMKGELLKPQLSFDVTTDEKNNAVSTNVKDVVDQKLAQLRTQESELNKQVFALLLLNRFIGENPFESGAGMSAETMARQSVSKILSQQLNNLAAGLIKGVDLNFGLDSSEDYSTGQKNTRTDLNVDISKKLLNDRLKVTVGSNFGLEGQARQNESMTNIAGNVSVDYSLSKDGRYMLRAYRKDEYQVALQGQIIETGVGFIITLDYDKFREIFQKTKEKKSKKNKNNQVVEFK